One window from the genome of Nicotiana sylvestris chromosome 9, ASM39365v2, whole genome shotgun sequence encodes:
- the LOC138877872 gene encoding uncharacterized protein, whose amino-acid sequence MDFSTIQLDDDLTYDVEPVAILGHQVRKLRSKDIASVKVQWRGRPMEEAIWDTEREMWSRYPHLFEASGHEERTCRMMNGKAKEVDGIESGEGGVHAGKRDGEAANIEKLKGDARAYLNAKRAGQIEDATGSKSDHVVIDTQVVDQDGEDANRPNDNMQQEATLIERSVATDRVMPAEISTLAEETGKVDKLKGDARDFLNALELAKSTGTLVDVRQLMLSSGSSSADTARMNRGRNETDMNCEKVMNADNAMLSSHRVADAADAPAFKKPQANFPRDISASRALDTIYKAVGGRVLAGLPKGLDVETDLIGLPEATAVVTDASGQAEDGKKIKGVVALNKNCDRVTAAEKQAVTLITGDVVEPSAQAVQHSMGVVWTVANRAANAKKHTIVSTNIATTKITDDISFAVARGTQLEAKSAGVLQFTVDPKIKTSGHLKGDAVATSLHKTDNLGDGFAGYSSEEREQEVDQYSAGGEFDPPVKQKKLNLQAPAFPRNTPTTGTTNSESGRVVQATETSLKQATQATSTQMVITPTKTVQQHRKDPNILTSNHLGNSKQ is encoded by the exons atggatttcagcacgattcagttagatgatgatttgacttatgatgtggagccagtagctattttgggtcatcaggttcgaaaattaaggtcaaaggatatagcttcagtgaaagtgcagtggagaggtcggcccatggaagAGGCTATCTGGGATACTGAGCgagagatgtggagcagatatcctcacctgtttgaggcttcag GACATGAAGAAAGAACATGTCGTATGATGAATGGTAAGGCAAAGGAAGTTGATGGAATTGAAAGTGGAGAAGGGGGAGTGCATGCTGGAAAACGTGATGGTGAGGCAGCTAATATTGAGAAGCTAAAAGGAGATGCCAGGGCTTATTTGAATGCTAAAAGAGCTGGGCAAATTGAAGATGCTACAGGTTCAAAAAGTGATCATGTTGTGATTGATACACAAGTAGTTGATCAAGATGGTGAGGATGCAAATAGACCGAATGATAATATGCAACAGGAGGCAACTTTGATTGAGAGGTCTGTTGCCACTGATCGTGTAATGCCTGCTGAAATTTCGACTTTGGCTGAGGAGACGGGCAAGGTTGACAAACTAAAAGGGGATGCCAGGGATTTTTTAAATGCTTTAGAACTTGCTAAATCTACAGGGACCTTGGTTGAC GTTAGGCAGCTGATGCTTTCGTCAGGCTCATCTAGTGCAGATACTGCTAGGATGAACAGGGGTAGGAATGAGACTGATATGAATTGCGAAAAAGTAATGAATGCAGACAATGCTATGTTGTCTAGTCATCGTGTGGCAGATGCAGCAGATGCCCCAGCTTTTAAGAAGCCACAAGCTAATTTTCCACGTGATATCTCTGCTAGTAGAGCATTGGATACGATTTACAAAGCTGTGGGTGGTAGAGTTTTAGCTGGACTTCCTAAAGGTTTAGATGTTGAAACTGACCTTATTGGATTACCTGAAGCTACTGCTGTTGTGACTGATGCTTCAGGGCAAGCTGAAGATGGGAAAAAGATTAAGGGTGTAG TTGCATTGAATAAAAATTGTGATCGAGTTACTGCAGCTGAAAAACAAGCAGTTACATTGATTACTGGTGATGTTGTAGAACCTAGTGCTCAAGCTGTGCAACATTCGATGGGTGTAGTCTGGACAGTAGCTAATCGAGCAGCCAATGCCAAGAAACATACTATAGTCTCTACCAATATAGCTACAACCAAGATTACAGATGATATTTCTTTTGCTGTAGCGAGAGGTACACAG CTGGAGGCAAAATCAGCTGGAGTTTTACAATTCACTGTTGATCCAAAGATTAAAACATCTGGGCATTTGAAGGGAGATGCAGTTGCTACTTCACTACACAAAACTGATAACTTGGGCGATGGATTTGCTGGCTACTCTTCTGAAGAACGAGAGCAGGAGGTGGATCAGTATAGTGCAGGGGGGGAGTTTGATCCTCCAGTGAAGCAAAAGAAATTAAACCTTCAAGCTCCTGCATTTCCAAGAAACACTCCTACTACTGGTACTACAAATTCAGAATCTGGAAGGGTAGTACAAGCTACAGAAACATCTCTCAAGCAGGCAACTCAAGCTACTTCAACTCAAATGGTAATAACACCTACGAAGACTGTGCAACAGCATCGAAAGGATCCAAATATTTTAACTAGCAATCATCTTGGTAATAGTAAACAGTAA